The Tistrella mobilis genome window below encodes:
- a CDS encoding DUF6544 family protein, translating to MRRLWRTAALVAGGVVAAVLIAVLIGSWRTGAEIAAHVDRVRAAARAAMPPDPDAAALAALPAPVRAYLRFTFPDGPPVGVQLVEMEMAGDFRRPRTEGFAPTTASQTVAVGVPALAFAARTPILPGIHARAWDAFADGRMEMKARILGLVTVVDETGSPELDRISLRRWLLESPLYPMALLPGGPVVWQPIDDSHARAVVTSGGQTASLVAAFRPDGSLASFAAEEDGDLTTPYHGSGEHVTREDYQRVGAMMLPMAFTISRAAGGRILPFWRGRVTQIAFRD from the coding sequence ATGCGCAGACTCTGGCGAACCGCGGCCCTGGTGGCCGGCGGCGTGGTGGCGGCCGTGCTGATCGCGGTGCTGATCGGCAGCTGGCGGACCGGGGCGGAGATTGCCGCCCATGTCGACCGGGTGCGGGCGGCGGCCCGGGCCGCCATGCCGCCGGATCCCGATGCCGCGGCACTGGCGGCCCTGCCGGCGCCGGTCCGGGCCTATCTCCGCTTCACCTTCCCCGACGGCCCGCCCGTCGGCGTGCAGCTGGTGGAGATGGAGATGGCGGGCGATTTCCGCCGGCCGCGCACCGAGGGCTTTGCCCCCACCACCGCCAGCCAGACCGTGGCGGTGGGGGTGCCGGCGCTCGCCTTCGCCGCCCGCACGCCGATCCTGCCCGGCATTCACGCCCGCGCCTGGGATGCTTTCGCCGACGGCCGGATGGAGATGAAGGCCCGGATCCTGGGCCTCGTCACCGTGGTCGACGAGACCGGCTCGCCCGAACTCGACCGGATCTCGCTCAGGCGCTGGCTGCTGGAAAGCCCGCTCTACCCCATGGCCCTGCTGCCCGGCGGGCCGGTCGTCTGGCAGCCGATCGACGACAGCCACGCCCGGGCGGTGGTCACCTCCGGCGGCCAGACCGCCTCGCTCGTCGCCGCTTTCCGGCCCGATGGCAGCCTCGCCAGCTTCGCGGCCGAAGAGGATGGCGACCTCACCACCCCCTATCACGGCTCGGGCGAGCATGTGACCCGCGAAGACTATCAGCGGGTCGGGGCTATGATGCTGCCTATGGCCTTCACCATCTCGCGCGCCGCGGGCGGCCGCATCCTGCCCTTCTGGCGCGGGCGGGTGACGCAGATCGCCTTCCGGGACTAG
- a CDS encoding TetR/AcrR family transcriptional regulator produces the protein MARPRKDQAIDIPGRAVVETIRLLEDREPMALTMAEVAAAIGCSAPALYNHFRNRDALLRAVHDEGFRRLYDTKLAVAARTAGDAVARLREGGLAYLAFAAEHPALYRLMFAPPPLPDLAGDPFAADPGMTSLTLLRGAVEAVQAEGLLPGRDPGLVAFTLWSAVHGAASLIAAGRAPARGETAAVLCRGVVDTIMGLILGNGHPDG, from the coding sequence ATGGCACGCCCGCGCAAGGACCAGGCGATCGACATTCCCGGCCGGGCGGTGGTCGAAACCATCCGCCTGCTGGAGGACCGCGAGCCCATGGCGCTGACCATGGCCGAGGTCGCGGCCGCCATCGGCTGCAGCGCGCCTGCGCTCTACAACCATTTCCGCAACCGCGATGCCCTGCTCCGGGCGGTCCATGACGAAGGCTTCCGGCGGCTCTACGACACCAAGCTCGCCGTCGCCGCCCGCACGGCCGGCGATGCGGTGGCGCGGCTGCGCGAGGGCGGGCTTGCCTATCTCGCCTTCGCCGCGGAACATCCGGCGCTCTACCGCCTGATGTTCGCGCCCCCGCCGCTGCCGGATCTTGCCGGCGATCCCTTCGCGGCCGATCCGGGCATGACCTCGCTCACCCTGCTCAGGGGGGCGGTAGAGGCGGTGCAGGCCGAAGGGCTGCTGCCCGGGCGCGATCCCGGGCTGGTCGCCTTCACCCTCTGGTCGGCGGTGCATGGCGCCGCCTCCCTCATCGCCGCCGGCCGCGCACCGGCCCGGGGCGAGACCGCGGCGGTGCTCTGCCGGGGCGTCGTCGACACCATTATGGGGTTGATCCTGGGGAACGGCCACCCCGACGGCTGA
- the chvE gene encoding multiple monosaccharide ABC transporter substrate-binding protein: MRGLKTVALAAGLSVIALAGADLASAGEGYVGISMPTKSSARWISDGSSMVEQFKAAGYETDLQYAEDDIPNQLAQIENMVTKGVDVLVIAAIDGTTLSNVLANADAAGIKVIAYDRLIRDSEHVNYYATFDNFKVGVQQASTLVDGLKQRFPDQKPWNVELFGGSPDDNNAYFFYNGAMSVLDPLIKDGSVVIPSGQMGMDKVGTLRWDGAVAQARMDNLLSANYTGKKIHGVLSPYDGLSIGIMSSLKGVGYGSGDMAMPIVTGQDAEVPSVKAILRGDQYSTIFKDTRELARVTVGMVDAVLGGSEPEINDTTTYDNGKKVVPSYLLEPVPVTAANWRPVLIDSGYYKASEVE, from the coding sequence ATGAGGGGATTGAAGACGGTCGCGCTTGCGGCCGGCCTGTCCGTGATCGCCCTGGCGGGCGCGGATCTGGCATCGGCCGGCGAGGGATATGTGGGCATCTCCATGCCGACCAAATCATCCGCCCGCTGGATCTCCGACGGCAGCTCGATGGTCGAGCAGTTCAAGGCCGCCGGCTACGAGACCGATCTGCAATATGCCGAAGACGACATCCCCAACCAGCTCGCCCAGATCGAGAACATGGTGACCAAGGGTGTCGACGTTCTGGTCATCGCCGCCATCGACGGCACCACTTTGTCGAATGTGCTGGCCAATGCCGACGCTGCCGGCATCAAGGTGATCGCCTATGACCGGCTGATCCGCGACAGCGAGCATGTGAACTATTACGCCACCTTCGACAACTTCAAGGTCGGCGTGCAGCAGGCCAGCACCCTGGTCGACGGGCTGAAACAGCGCTTCCCCGACCAGAAGCCCTGGAATGTCGAACTCTTCGGCGGCTCGCCCGACGACAACAACGCCTATTTCTTCTACAACGGCGCCATGTCCGTGCTCGATCCGCTGATCAAGGACGGCTCGGTGGTGATCCCCTCGGGCCAGATGGGCATGGACAAGGTGGGCACGCTGCGCTGGGACGGCGCCGTGGCCCAGGCACGCATGGACAATCTGCTGTCCGCCAATTACACGGGCAAGAAGATCCATGGGGTGCTCTCCCCCTATGACGGCCTGTCGATCGGCATCATGTCCTCGCTGAAGGGGGTGGGTTACGGCTCGGGCGACATGGCCATGCCCATCGTCACCGGCCAGGATGCGGAAGTCCCCTCGGTCAAGGCCATCCTGCGCGGTGACCAGTATTCGACGATCTTCAAGGACACCCGCGAACTCGCCCGGGTGACGGTCGGCATGGTCGATGCCGTGCTGGGCGGCAGCGAGCCCGAAATCAACGACACCACCACCTATGACAACGGCAAGAAGGTCGTTCCCTCCTATCTTCTGGAGCCGGTTCCGGTCACTGCCGCCAACTGGCGGCCGGTGCTGATCGACAGCGGCTACTACAAGGCGTCCGAGGTCGAATAA
- a CDS encoding MSMEG_0570 family nitrogen starvation response protein, giving the protein MPEMTFTIRWPDGAVERCYSPSLVIRDHFAPGADYALADFRTRARTALTEASDRVQARYGFPCSRAMGQLDRIEAGCARFATTTGARVRVERFDDPAE; this is encoded by the coding sequence ATGCCCGAGATGACCTTCACCATCCGCTGGCCCGACGGCGCCGTGGAGCGCTGCTATTCGCCATCGCTGGTGATCCGCGACCATTTCGCCCCCGGTGCCGACTATGCCCTTGCCGATTTCCGCACCCGCGCCCGCACCGCCCTGACCGAGGCGAGCGACCGCGTGCAGGCCCGCTATGGCTTTCCCTGTTCGCGCGCCATGGGCCAGCTCGACCGGATCGAGGCCGGCTGCGCGCGCTTTGCCACCACCACCGGCGCGCGGGTGCGCGTCGAACGGTTCGACGACCCTGCGGAGTGA
- a CDS encoding LysR family transcriptional regulator, with protein MDIGVNKVARRDRLIGRGIKFRHLRVLAELLDTPQVSAAAARLNMTQPTASRLLAEAEAIVGVPLYERHPRGIRLTVMGLTLADRARRLLRDLDQTDREIEEMGRGTRGTVNIGAVTGPALEIILPVIRQLRVTHPDIRVNVSVDLSDKLAGELLAGDVDFYIGRLPADRDPRSFVIRTIGEEPLSLVVRKGHPLTRKAALTLEDCVAYDWILQPQGGLMRTTVEAYVLSRGCTLPDRVLGTSSILLTLALIASSNGIGTLARTVARFYADHEGMGMGIVTLPVAEDMRVTPYALIRSRDVSPTPAAQTLLGMIHERIDSLVPPV; from the coding sequence ATGGATATCGGCGTGAACAAGGTTGCGCGACGCGACCGGCTGATCGGGCGTGGCATCAAGTTCCGCCATCTGCGGGTGCTGGCAGAGCTTCTGGACACGCCGCAGGTCAGTGCGGCGGCCGCCCGGCTGAACATGACCCAGCCCACCGCCTCGCGCCTGCTGGCCGAGGCGGAAGCCATTGTCGGCGTGCCCTTGTATGAACGCCATCCGCGGGGAATCCGCCTGACCGTGATGGGGTTGACCCTGGCCGACCGCGCCCGGCGCCTGCTGCGGGATCTGGATCAGACCGATCGCGAGATAGAGGAGATGGGCCGCGGCACCCGCGGCACCGTCAATATCGGCGCAGTGACGGGGCCGGCGCTGGAGATCATTCTGCCGGTGATTCGTCAGCTGCGCGTGACCCATCCCGACATCCGGGTCAATGTTTCGGTCGACCTGTCGGACAAGCTGGCCGGGGAGCTTCTGGCGGGGGATGTGGATTTCTACATCGGCCGCCTGCCGGCCGACCGGGATCCGCGGAGCTTCGTGATCCGCACCATCGGCGAGGAACCCCTGAGCCTGGTGGTCCGCAAGGGCCATCCGCTGACCCGCAAGGCGGCCCTCACGCTGGAAGACTGCGTCGCCTATGACTGGATCCTGCAGCCCCAGGGCGGGCTGATGCGGACCACGGTCGAAGCCTATGTGCTCAGCCGCGGATGTACCCTGCCGGATCGGGTACTGGGCACCTCGTCGATCCTGCTGACGCTGGCCCTGATCGCCAGTTCCAACGGCATCGGCACGCTGGCGCGCACCGTGGCGCGGTTCTATGCCGATCACGAAGGCATGGGCATGGGCATCGTCACCCTGCCGGTGGCCGAGGATATGCGGGTGACGCCCTATGCCCTGATCCGATCGCGCGATGTCAGCCCGACGCCCGCGGCGCAGACCCTGCTCGGCATGATCCACGAACGCATCGACAGCCTGGTTCCGCCGGTCTGA
- a CDS encoding enoyl-CoA hydratase-related protein: MTDTIRLTRDGPIATITLDRPPVNALGAAELDRLIGLVAEVDAHPDIRAVVLTGAGRCFSAGLDLGQELDAIEAERPGPSSRGVALYQALTGRRTPWIAAINGPALGAGLGIAICADVILASETATIGLPEIDVGMLGGARHAMRLLGHATVARLLLTGRPMPAAELARRGAIEPVLAPEALLPAARTLAAEIAAKDPVAVAHALACLSEVEDLPLVEGYAAEMRHVAELARTEAARAAIRRFLKRGI, encoded by the coding sequence ATGACCGACACCATCCGCCTGACCCGCGACGGCCCGATCGCCACCATCACCCTCGACCGGCCGCCGGTCAATGCGCTGGGTGCGGCGGAACTCGACCGGCTGATCGGGCTGGTGGCCGAGGTCGATGCCCACCCGGACATCCGGGCGGTGGTGCTGACCGGCGCCGGGCGCTGCTTCTCGGCCGGGCTCGATCTGGGGCAGGAGCTGGATGCGATCGAGGCGGAGCGCCCCGGCCCGTCCTCGCGGGGGGTGGCGCTCTACCAGGCGCTGACCGGCCGGCGCACGCCCTGGATCGCCGCGATCAACGGTCCGGCGCTGGGCGCGGGGCTCGGCATCGCGATCTGCGCCGATGTGATCCTGGCCTCGGAAACCGCCACCATCGGCCTGCCCGAAATCGATGTCGGCATGCTGGGCGGCGCCCGTCACGCCATGCGGCTGCTGGGCCATGCCACCGTCGCCCGGCTGCTGCTGACCGGCCGGCCGATGCCGGCGGCAGAGCTGGCGCGGCGCGGCGCGATCGAGCCGGTGCTGGCGCCCGAGGCCCTGCTGCCGGCGGCCCGGACCCTCGCCGCCGAGATCGCGGCTAAGGACCCCGTGGCGGTCGCCCATGCCCTCGCCTGCCTGTCCGAGGTGGAGGATCTGCCGCTGGTCGAGGGCTATGCCGCCGAAATGCGCCATGTGGCGGAGCTGGCCCGCACCGAGGCGGCCCGGGCGGCGATACGGCGGTTTCTGAAGCGTGGGATCTAG
- a CDS encoding SDR family oxidoreductase, producing the protein MDGIAGKVVLVTGASSGIGEATARLLAAAGAIVIAGARRLDRLQRLADEWDRMIDVNIRGVLHGIAAVLPVMTAQGFGQVINVSSIGGHAVSPTAAVYCATKYAVRAISDGLRQETDRLRVTVISPGVVTSELAETITDDTARNAMAAFRAVAIPPEAIARAIRFAITRPDDVDTSEIVIRPTASPH; encoded by the coding sequence ATCGACGGCATCGCCGGCAAGGTTGTCCTGGTCACCGGCGCCAGCAGCGGCATCGGTGAGGCCACCGCCCGGCTGCTGGCCGCGGCCGGCGCGATCGTGATTGCCGGCGCGCGCCGGCTGGACCGGTTGCAGCGCCTGGCCGACGAATGGGACCGGATGATCGATGTGAACATCCGCGGCGTGCTCCACGGCATCGCCGCCGTGCTGCCGGTGATGACGGCGCAGGGCTTCGGCCAGGTGATCAACGTCTCCTCGATCGGCGGCCATGCGGTCAGCCCGACCGCCGCGGTCTATTGCGCCACCAAATATGCGGTGCGGGCGATCTCCGACGGCCTCCGGCAGGAAACCGACCGGCTGCGGGTGACGGTGATCTCGCCCGGCGTGGTGACCTCGGAACTGGCCGAGACCATCACCGACGACACTGCCCGCAACGCCATGGCCGCCTTCCGGGCGGTGGCGATCCCGCCCGAAGCGATCGCCCGGGCGATTCGCTTCGCCATCACCCGGCCCGATGACGTCGACACCAGCGAGATCGTCATCCGCCCGACCGCCAGCCCGCATTGA
- a CDS encoding Atu4866 domain-containing protein yields the protein MRRLIAAGLLLLTSTALAGETTSMTATDPHPYIGMWVTEDGRIRHELRADGRYVEARGSREAAYQGRYTITGDHIDYVDDTGFTADGDFIDGVLYHAGMILYRRP from the coding sequence ATGCGCCGCCTCATCGCCGCCGGCCTGCTGCTGCTGACCTCGACCGCCCTTGCAGGGGAGACGACATCCATGACCGCCACGGATCCGCACCCTTACATTGGCATGTGGGTGACCGAAGACGGCCGCATCCGTCACGAACTGCGCGCCGACGGCCGCTATGTCGAGGCGCGCGGCAGCCGCGAGGCGGCCTATCAGGGCCGCTACACGATCACCGGCGACCATATCGACTATGTCGACGACACCGGCTTCACGGCCGACGGCGATTTCATCGACGGCGTGCTCTACCACGCCGGCATGATCCTCTACCGTCGGCCATGA
- a CDS encoding sll0787 family AIR synthase-like protein: MTALDTLAAELARAPGLAAKADIAAVTRRLGLAGAGSAAVPVGDDCAAIPDGDGHLLFAIEGFMNGFVAADPWFAGWCGVMVNLSDIAAMGGRPIAVVDALWSPGDGTAAAILDGLQAAARCYGVPVVGGHSNLATPQPQLAVAVLGRAHRLLTSADARPGDRLVMAVDLRGTWRPPFDNWQAALGAPADRLRGDLALLPAIAEAGLARAAKDISQAGVVGTAAMLAECSGVGITIDVTAIPCPPGATPARWLKAFPSFGYLLAVSPEHEAAVIRRFTDRDIAAATIGRIHAGSVVSITDGISTAVVCDPGTFPLLGCAPLAPSATTRPAAAHMGEAVP; encoded by the coding sequence ATGACGGCGCTCGACACCCTGGCGGCAGAGCTGGCGCGGGCGCCGGGGCTGGCGGCCAAGGCCGATATCGCGGCGGTGACCCGCCGTCTTGGCCTGGCCGGGGCCGGTAGCGCCGCGGTGCCCGTGGGCGACGACTGCGCCGCCATCCCCGATGGCGACGGCCATCTGCTGTTCGCGATCGAAGGCTTCATGAACGGTTTCGTCGCCGCCGATCCCTGGTTCGCCGGCTGGTGCGGGGTGATGGTCAACCTGTCGGACATCGCCGCCATGGGCGGCCGGCCGATCGCGGTGGTCGATGCCCTCTGGTCGCCCGGCGACGGCACTGCGGCTGCGATCCTCGACGGGCTCCAGGCGGCGGCCCGCTGCTATGGCGTGCCGGTGGTCGGCGGCCACAGCAATCTTGCCACCCCGCAGCCGCAGCTGGCCGTGGCCGTGCTGGGGCGGGCGCACCGCCTGCTGACCAGCGCCGATGCCCGGCCGGGGGACCGGCTGGTGATGGCGGTGGATCTGCGGGGCACCTGGCGCCCGCCCTTCGACAACTGGCAGGCGGCGCTGGGGGCACCGGCCGACCGGCTGCGCGGCGATCTGGCCCTGCTGCCCGCGATCGCCGAAGCCGGGCTCGCCCGTGCCGCCAAGGATATCAGCCAGGCGGGTGTGGTGGGGACGGCGGCAATGCTGGCCGAATGCTCGGGCGTCGGGATCACCATAGACGTCACCGCCATCCCCTGCCCGCCCGGCGCCACCCCCGCCCGCTGGCTGAAGGCCTTCCCCAGCTTCGGCTATCTGCTGGCAGTCAGCCCCGAACACGAGGCCGCGGTGATCCGCCGCTTCACCGACCGCGACATCGCCGCCGCCACGATCGGCCGGATCCATGCCGGTTCCGTGGTCTCGATCACCGACGGCATCTCGACCGCGGTGGTCTGCGACCCCGGCACCTTTCCCCTGCTCGGCTGCGCCCCGCTCGCACCCTCTGCCACCACCCGGCCTGCCGCCGCCCATATGGGGGAGGCCGTGCCGTGA
- a CDS encoding MSMEG_0565 family glycosyltransferase: protein MISADRPLRIALLTHSTNPRGGVVHALELADALVRLGHEAVVHAPDPDGRGFFRETLAATRPVPVPAPAGPGLAALVESRIAGYLACFEDVAARDFDIFHAQDGISGNALVTLRDRGLIGRAMRTVHHVDRFGDDRVDALEARSIRGADELFVVSRVWADELARRFGRQATVVGNGVDMTRFSPDPDGREAGLRQRFGLGAGPVFLSVGGIEARKNSIAILQAFAQVRRLKPRARLVIAGGASVLDHDSYRARFEAARSACRLPASAVVVTGRLDHAEMPALYRIADTLVFPSLNEGFGLAVIEAMAAGLPVVTATIPPFTEHLAADEAVWCDPHSVASIADAMLVSLVEPLRSRLIAGGYRVAARHDWRRTAMAHLAQWRLLHETATPRGMPCPR from the coding sequence GTGATCTCCGCCGACCGGCCGCTGCGCATCGCGCTGCTCACCCATTCGACCAACCCGCGCGGCGGCGTGGTCCACGCGCTCGAACTCGCCGATGCCCTGGTCCGGCTGGGGCATGAGGCGGTGGTGCATGCGCCCGATCCCGACGGCCGCGGCTTCTTTCGCGAGACGCTGGCCGCCACCCGGCCGGTTCCGGTGCCGGCACCGGCGGGCCCCGGCCTGGCGGCCCTGGTCGAAAGCCGGATCGCCGGCTATCTGGCCTGTTTCGAGGACGTCGCCGCCCGCGATTTCGACATCTTTCACGCCCAGGACGGCATCTCGGGCAATGCGCTGGTCACACTCAGGGATCGCGGCCTGATCGGCCGGGCGATGCGCACCGTCCATCATGTCGACCGCTTCGGCGACGACCGGGTGGACGCACTGGAGGCACGGTCGATCCGCGGCGCCGATGAACTGTTCGTGGTCTCAAGGGTCTGGGCGGACGAACTGGCCCGGCGCTTCGGCCGGCAGGCGACCGTGGTCGGCAACGGCGTCGACATGACCCGCTTCTCCCCCGATCCGGATGGACGGGAGGCGGGGCTGCGGCAGCGTTTCGGCCTGGGGGCGGGCCCGGTCTTCCTGTCGGTCGGCGGCATCGAGGCGCGCAAGAACAGCATCGCCATCCTTCAGGCCTTCGCCCAGGTCCGGCGGCTGAAGCCGCGCGCCCGGCTGGTGATCGCCGGCGGCGCCTCGGTGCTGGATCACGACAGCTATCGCGCCCGTTTCGAAGCCGCACGCAGCGCCTGTCGCCTGCCGGCCAGCGCGGTGGTGGTGACCGGCAGGCTGGATCATGCCGAGATGCCGGCGCTCTATCGGATCGCCGACACGCTGGTCTTCCCCTCGCTCAACGAGGGCTTCGGCCTGGCGGTGATCGAGGCCATGGCCGCCGGTCTGCCGGTGGTGACCGCGACCATCCCGCCCTTTACCGAACATCTGGCCGCCGACGAGGCGGTCTGGTGCGACCCCCACTCCGTCGCCTCGATCGCCGATGCCATGCTGGTCTCGCTGGTCGAGCCGCTGCGCAGCCGGCTGATCGCCGGCGGCTATCGGGTCGCCGCCCGTCACGACTGGCGCCGCACCGCCATGGCCCATCTCGCCCAATGGCGCCTGCTGCACGAAACCGCCACCCCAAGGGGGATGCCATGCCCGAGATGA
- a CDS encoding MSMEG_0567/Sll0786 family nitrogen starvation N-acetyltransferase: protein MMPEPLHLFPPSSPFLPASFQIKLAVEPWERAAAARLRRQVFCTEQRLFAGDDGDAIDRVALTLVAVSLLGVAPGDVVGTVRIHEAEPGLWWGSRLAVDRAHRRIGALGSGLIRLAVSTARARGCTRFLAHVQAANAPLFQKLHWRSLAEIELHGRPHHHMEADLAFYPPARAPETGFMTLRRAA, encoded by the coding sequence ATGATGCCGGAACCGCTTCACCTTTTCCCGCCATCCTCCCCCTTTCTGCCCGCGAGCTTCCAGATCAAGCTGGCGGTGGAGCCCTGGGAACGCGCCGCGGCGGCCCGGCTGCGCCGGCAGGTGTTCTGCACCGAACAGCGCCTGTTCGCCGGCGATGACGGCGATGCGATCGACCGGGTGGCGCTGACGCTGGTCGCGGTATCCCTGCTGGGTGTCGCCCCGGGCGATGTGGTCGGGACGGTGCGGATCCACGAGGCCGAGCCTGGCCTGTGGTGGGGCTCGCGACTGGCGGTCGATCGCGCCCATCGGCGGATCGGCGCCCTGGGGTCGGGCCTGATCCGGCTGGCGGTCTCCACCGCCCGCGCCCGCGGCTGCACCCGCTTTCTGGCCCATGTCCAGGCGGCGAATGCACCGCTCTTCCAGAAGCTGCACTGGCGAAGCCTGGCCGAGATCGAGCTTCATGGCCGACCGCATCATCACATGGAAGCCGATCTCGCCTTCTACCCGCCGGCCCGGGCGCCCGAGACCGGGTTCATGACGCTGCGGAGGGCGGCATGA
- a CDS encoding LysR substrate-binding domain-containing protein, producing MTPTVQGAEYAQLVAFVAVADQAGFSRAAEKLGVTPSALSQTIRALEERLGVQLLNRTTRSVATTPAGAALLERLRPAMAEIGDAVSGAARAGGRVAGTVRVHAARVAAERRILPMLPAFHAAHPDVVIDLTVDDAVVDLVAGGFDLAIRPGEVVEKDMIAVRLGGEHRQMPVATPDFIARHGRPETPEALTGFDCIRWRWSGRSLPYDWEFHRADGWFAVSVEGPLILDDRRLMLDACLSGIGIAFLTDEEAGPYLADGRLVAMLKPWCAPYPGFFLCYPRQRRMPPAMRAVIDALRAASAIV from the coding sequence ATGACCCCGACCGTTCAGGGGGCGGAGTACGCCCAGCTCGTCGCCTTCGTCGCGGTCGCCGACCAGGCGGGTTTCAGCCGCGCGGCCGAGAAGCTGGGTGTCACGCCCTCGGCCCTCAGCCAGACGATCCGTGCCCTGGAAGAGCGGCTGGGCGTGCAGCTTCTGAACCGCACCACCCGCAGCGTCGCCACCACGCCTGCGGGGGCGGCGCTGCTGGAACGCCTGCGCCCGGCCATGGCCGAAATCGGCGATGCGGTCTCGGGCGCCGCCCGGGCGGGCGGGCGCGTCGCGGGCACGGTGCGGGTTCATGCCGCACGGGTCGCGGCCGAACGGCGTATCCTGCCGATGCTGCCGGCCTTCCATGCCGCCCATCCGGATGTGGTGATCGACCTGACCGTCGATGATGCGGTGGTCGATCTGGTCGCCGGCGGTTTCGACCTTGCCATCCGCCCGGGCGAAGTGGTGGAGAAGGACATGATCGCGGTCAGGCTTGGCGGCGAACACCGCCAGATGCCGGTGGCGACGCCCGATTTCATCGCCCGCCACGGCCGGCCCGAAACCCCGGAAGCGCTGACCGGTTTCGACTGCATCCGCTGGCGCTGGAGCGGGCGCAGCCTGCCTTATGACTGGGAGTTCCACCGGGCCGACGGCTGGTTCGCGGTCTCGGTCGAAGGGCCGCTGATCCTGGACGACCGGCGGCTGATGCTCGATGCCTGCCTCTCAGGCATCGGTATCGCCTTCCTGACCGACGAGGAGGCGGGGCCGTATCTTGCCGACGGCCGGCTGGTCGCGATGCTCAAGCCCTGGTGTGCGCCCTATCCGGGCTTCTTCCTGTGCTATCCGCGCCAGCGCCGCATGCCGCCGGCCATGCGCGCCGTCATCGACGCCCTGCGCGCCGCCAGTGCGATTGTGTAG
- a CDS encoding MSMEG_0569 family flavin-dependent oxidoreductase gives MNHLSPAPHLSTPRHLEVAIIGGGQAGLTLSWHLKARGIDHLVFEKKTAMHAWRDQRWDSFCLVTPNWQCDLPGHPYDGDDPDGFMKKGEILDWLARFRDKLDPPLLENTAVLKVSRRAEGGFTVATSAGSFTADQVVAASGGYHMPIVPRFAERLPAGIRQIHSADYRNPDSLPDGAVLVVGSGQSGAQIAEDLHLAGRKVHLAVGDAPRCARFYRGRDVVTWLAEMGYYDMPVERHPLKEGVRDNTNHYVTGRDGGRDIDLRRFALEGMALYGLLRDLDGTRLRFAPTLREALDAADRVYNGINASIDRYIADRGIDAPPPSVYEPVWVPEHEPESLDLDTAGIGAIIWCIGFRPDFHWLDAPVFNGAGHPVHHRGVTAEPGVYFLGLPWLHSWGSGRFSGIDRDARYLADRITAGTAEVRRAG, from the coding sequence ATGAACCATCTCTCTCCCGCCCCCCACCTCTCGACGCCCCGCCATCTGGAGGTCGCCATCATCGGCGGCGGCCAGGCCGGGCTGACCCTGTCCTGGCATCTCAAGGCCCGGGGTATCGACCATCTGGTGTTCGAGAAGAAGACCGCCATGCATGCCTGGCGCGACCAGCGCTGGGACAGTTTCTGCCTGGTCACCCCCAACTGGCAGTGCGACCTGCCCGGCCACCCTTACGACGGCGACGACCCCGACGGCTTCATGAAAAAGGGCGAAATCCTGGACTGGCTCGCCCGCTTCCGCGACAAGCTGGACCCGCCGCTGCTGGAGAACACGGCGGTGCTGAAAGTGTCGCGCCGGGCCGAGGGCGGCTTCACCGTCGCGACATCGGCCGGCAGTTTCACCGCCGATCAGGTGGTCGCCGCCTCGGGCGGCTATCATATGCCGATCGTGCCGCGCTTTGCCGAACGCCTGCCGGCCGGCATCCGCCAGATCCATTCGGCCGATTACCGCAACCCCGACAGCCTGCCCGATGGCGCGGTGCTGGTGGTCGGCTCCGGCCAGTCCGGCGCCCAGATCGCCGAGGATCTGCATCTCGCCGGCCGCAAGGTTCATCTGGCGGTGGGGGATGCGCCGCGCTGCGCCCGGTTCTATCGCGGCCGCGACGTCGTCACCTGGCTGGCCGAGATGGGCTATTACGACATGCCGGTCGAACGCCACCCGCTGAAAGAGGGCGTGCGCGACAACACCAATCACTATGTCACCGGCCGCGATGGCGGCCGCGACATCGATCTCAGGCGCTTCGCCCTGGAAGGCATGGCCCTTTATGGCCTGCTCCGGGATCTGGACGGCACCCGGCTGCGCTTCGCCCCCACGCTCCGCGAGGCGCTGGATGCGGCCGACCGGGTCTATAACGGCATCAATGCCTCGATCGACCGCTACATCGCCGACCGGGGCATCGATGCCCCACCGCCCTCGGTCTACGAACCGGTCTGGGTGCCGGAGCACGAGCCCGAAAGCCTCGACCTCGATACGGCCGGTATCGGTGCGATCATCTGGTGCATCGGCTTCCGGCCGGATTTCCACTGGCTCGACGCACCGGTGTTCAACGGCGCCGGCCATCCGGTCCACCATCGCGGCGTCACGGCCGAGCCGGGGGTGTATTTCCTGGGCCTGCCCTGGCTGCACAGCTGGGGATCGGGACGGTTCTCAGGCATCGATCGCGACGCCCGCTATCTGGCCGACCGCATCACGGCCGGCACGGCGGAGGTTCGCCGCGCCGGATAG